In one Limosilactobacillus oris genomic region, the following are encoded:
- a CDS encoding SLC45 family MFS transporter, translating to MSEKSTAAGLPALSKSTIWMINFGFLGVQTAFTLQSSQMSRIFQTIGADPNNLGWFFILPPLMGLVVQPIVGYYSDRTWAPKLGGRRLPYLLLGMIVAVIVMLLLPNSGSFGFGYGSLAALWFGAITVAFLDLSSNVAMQPFKMMVGDMVNDDQKSYAYGIQSFLSNTGAVLAAIFPFLFTWFGVKNIAPKGVVPDSVKVAFYVGAALLVITSLFTVFRVHEYDPATYAKYHGISEEDNKEGGNWFTLLKHAPKAFWTVTLVQFFCWFAFQYLWTYSAGAIAQNVWNTHDATSAGYQAAGNWYGVLAAVQSIAAVVWSYVLAKVPNKYHKYGYAGSLLLGALGFLSVFFIHDQWTLIVSYILVGIAWAGMNTYPLTIVTNALTGKHMGTYLGLFNGSICLPQIVASLLSFALFPLLGSSQVNMFIAGAVVMALAALSVGTIKETYAE from the coding sequence ATGAGTGAAAAGTCTACTGCGGCTGGCTTACCTGCGCTCTCTAAGTCAACCATCTGGATGATTAACTTCGGGTTCTTGGGTGTCCAGACCGCCTTCACTTTGCAAAGTTCGCAAATGAGTCGGATCTTCCAAACCATTGGTGCCGACCCGAACAACCTGGGCTGGTTCTTCATCCTGCCACCACTGATGGGGTTGGTTGTTCAACCAATCGTTGGTTACTACTCTGACCGGACCTGGGCACCAAAGCTCGGTGGACGGCGGCTGCCATACCTGCTCTTGGGGATGATTGTAGCCGTGATCGTGATGCTACTGTTGCCAAACTCTGGGAGCTTCGGCTTCGGTTACGGGTCACTAGCGGCCCTCTGGTTTGGTGCCATCACCGTGGCCTTCCTGGACCTGTCATCTAACGTGGCAATGCAGCCATTCAAGATGATGGTTGGGGACATGGTCAACGATGACCAGAAGAGTTACGCCTACGGGATCCAGAGTTTCTTGTCCAACACTGGTGCCGTTTTGGCCGCTATCTTCCCATTCCTGTTCACTTGGTTTGGTGTTAAGAACATCGCGCCAAAGGGTGTCGTTCCAGATTCAGTTAAGGTCGCCTTCTACGTTGGTGCCGCACTGCTGGTCATCACCAGTCTCTTTACCGTTTTCCGGGTTCACGAATACGACCCAGCTACTTACGCAAAGTACCACGGTATTTCCGAAGAGGATAACAAGGAGGGTGGTAACTGGTTCACCCTGCTGAAGCACGCGCCAAAGGCCTTCTGGACCGTTACCCTGGTTCAATTCTTCTGCTGGTTTGCCTTCCAATACCTCTGGACTTACTCCGCTGGGGCCATTGCCCAGAACGTTTGGAACACGCATGATGCTACTTCAGCTGGCTACCAGGCCGCTGGTAACTGGTACGGTGTTTTAGCCGCCGTCCAATCCATCGCTGCCGTTGTTTGGTCATATGTTTTGGCGAAGGTACCAAACAAATACCACAAGTACGGTTACGCCGGCAGTCTGCTGCTCGGGGCCCTCGGTTTCCTGTCAGTCTTCTTCATCCATGACCAATGGACGCTGATTGTTTCCTACATCCTGGTTGGGATTGCTTGGGCTGGTATGAACACTTACCCACTGACCATCGTTACGAACGCCCTGACTGGTAAGCACATGGGTACTTACCTCGGCCTCTTCAATGGTTCAATCTGCCTTCCACAAATCGTGGCTTCACTGCTTAGCTTTGCACTGTTCCCACTGCTGGGCTCTTCCCAAGTCAACATGTTCATCGCTGGTGCGGTTGTCATGGCCTTGGCTGCCCTCTCGGTTGGTACGATTAAGGAAACCTACGCCGAATAA
- a CDS encoding glycoside hydrolase family 65 protein: MKRTFDIAPWHVATKNWDPQDKRIQESMTSLANENLGMRGFFEEGYSGDCMEGVYLGGVWFPDKTRVGWWKNGYPKYFGKMINAVNFMKLIIKVNGEQLDLAKQTPKDFKLDLDMKRGVLEREFTVEIGGTEMYFNFERFVSVTQKELVGQRLHIKNRGDSDAKVEITSMIDADVYNEDANYDEQFWNVLGKSAQGEHAELTSMTKKNDFGTPQFTVGMKTTSKTNLDHVGDGTDDKDAYNTFAGTVAAGKEVNFEKRTVVVTSRDFDGQEAIEKHLDELSAQLDAQSFDDLLDPHVKEWADRWTKSDVEIDGDEGAQQGIRFNLFQLFSTYYGQDYRLNISPKGFTGEKYGGATYWDTEAYCIPVYLGVANPEVARNLLMYRYKQLDGAYVNAQQQGLKGALFPMVTFNGIECHNEWEITFEEIHRNGDIAYAIYLYTKYTGDKSYVLHEGAKVLTEISRFWADRVHYSQNKNKYMLHAVTGPDEYDNNVNNDWYTNLLCRWTLQYTLEILDQVDPEVAKKLDVSEDEKRRWKGIADNMYLPYDKQRDIFPENDGFMDKDLTPVSEIPSDQLPLNQNWSWDRILRSPYVKQGDVIQGLWDFIDDFTKEQKKHNFDFYEQFTVHESSLSASVYSIIAADLGYEDKAVELYERSARLDLDNYNNDTSDGLHITSMTGSWLDIVQGFAGMRVRGNELHYAPFLPKKWNSYQFRQMFRGRILKVKVDKHGTKIDLVSGDPITIDLDGKKLELK; the protein is encoded by the coding sequence ATGAAACGGACTTTTGACATTGCCCCATGGCACGTTGCTACCAAGAACTGGGATCCGCAAGACAAGCGTATCCAGGAATCAATGACCAGTTTGGCAAACGAAAACCTCGGGATGCGGGGCTTCTTTGAAGAAGGTTACTCCGGTGACTGCATGGAAGGGGTCTATCTCGGTGGTGTTTGGTTCCCTGACAAGACCCGTGTTGGTTGGTGGAAGAACGGTTATCCAAAGTACTTCGGTAAGATGATCAACGCGGTCAACTTCATGAAGCTGATCATCAAGGTTAACGGCGAACAGCTGGACCTGGCTAAGCAAACGCCAAAGGACTTCAAGCTGGACCTCGACATGAAGCGCGGCGTCCTCGAACGTGAATTCACCGTTGAAATCGGTGGTACCGAAATGTACTTCAACTTTGAACGGTTCGTTTCCGTTACCCAGAAGGAATTAGTGGGTCAACGGCTCCACATCAAGAACCGTGGTGACAGCGATGCAAAGGTTGAAATCACCAGCATGATTGACGCCGACGTTTACAACGAAGACGCTAACTACGACGAACAATTCTGGAACGTTTTGGGCAAGAGCGCCCAGGGCGAACACGCCGAACTGACTTCCATGACGAAGAAGAACGACTTCGGAACGCCACAATTTACTGTTGGCATGAAGACGACTTCCAAGACCAACCTGGACCACGTGGGTGACGGTACTGACGACAAGGATGCTTACAACACCTTTGCCGGCACTGTTGCTGCGGGCAAGGAAGTTAACTTTGAAAAGCGGACGGTCGTTGTTACTTCCCGGGACTTCGATGGTCAGGAAGCCATTGAAAAGCACCTGGACGAACTGAGTGCCCAACTCGACGCCCAGAGCTTCGACGACCTGCTCGACCCCCACGTTAAGGAATGGGCTGACCGCTGGACCAAGTCTGACGTTGAAATTGACGGTGACGAAGGGGCCCAACAAGGTATTCGCTTCAACCTCTTCCAACTCTTCTCCACTTACTACGGTCAAGATTACCGGCTGAACATCTCACCAAAGGGCTTCACTGGTGAAAAGTACGGTGGTGCTACTTACTGGGATACCGAAGCCTACTGTATTCCGGTTTACCTGGGGGTTGCCAACCCAGAAGTTGCTCGTAACCTGCTGATGTACCGTTACAAGCAACTGGATGGTGCTTACGTCAACGCCCAACAACAGGGCTTGAAGGGTGCACTGTTCCCAATGGTTACCTTCAACGGGATCGAATGTCACAACGAATGGGAAATTACCTTCGAAGAAATCCACCGGAACGGGGACATTGCCTACGCCATCTACCTGTACACTAAGTACACCGGCGACAAGTCATACGTCCTCCACGAAGGTGCCAAGGTTCTGACCGAAATTTCACGGTTCTGGGCTGACCGGGTTCACTACTCACAAAACAAGAACAAGTACATGCTCCACGCCGTTACTGGTCCGGACGAATACGACAACAACGTAAACAACGACTGGTACACCAACCTGCTTTGCCGGTGGACGCTCCAATACACGCTGGAAATCCTGGATCAGGTTGACCCAGAGGTTGCTAAGAAACTTGACGTTTCCGAAGACGAAAAGCGGCGTTGGAAGGGCATTGCCGACAACATGTACCTGCCATACGACAAGCAACGGGACATCTTCCCAGAAAACGACGGCTTCATGGACAAGGACCTGACGCCAGTTTCCGAAATTCCAAGTGACCAACTGCCACTGAACCAAAACTGGTCGTGGGACCGGATCTTACGTTCACCATACGTAAAGCAGGGTGACGTCATCCAGGGTCTCTGGGACTTCATCGACGACTTTACGAAGGAACAAAAGAAGCACAACTTTGACTTCTACGAACAATTCACCGTTCACGAATCAAGTCTGTCTGCTTCCGTATACTCCATCATTGCCGCTGACCTGGGTTACGAAGACAAGGCCGTTGAACTGTACGAACGGTCGGCTCGGCTTGACCTGGACAACTACAACAACGATACTTCCGACGGTCTGCACATCACTTCGATGACTGGTAGCTGGCTGGACATCGTTCAAGGGTTCGCTGGGATGCGGGTTCGTGGCAACGAACTGCACTACGCACCATTCCTGCCAAAGAAGTGGAACTCCTACCAATTCCGTCAGATGTTCCGTGGCCGGATCCTGAAGGTCAAGGTTGACAAGCACGGTACGAAGATCGACTTGGTATCCGGTGACCCAATCACGATTGATCTGGATGGCAAGAAGCTGGAATTAAAGTAA
- the pgmB gene encoding beta-phosphoglucomutase gives MKFEDLKGFAFDLDGVIADTARFHGQAWHQLADKVGTEWTPELADSLKGVSRMDSLELILKAGGHENDYTQEEKEALATEKNDNYIKLVETLTPADILPGMKNLLDELKDNGYHIVLASASKNAPKVLKYLQITDYFEGIVDPAKLSHGKPDPEIYSEAAKLMNLPANQVAGLEDAQAGVESINRAGEVSIGFGASLKDAAVKFDDTSEVSLAAIKEQMA, from the coding sequence ATGAAGTTTGAAGACTTGAAGGGTTTTGCCTTTGACCTTGACGGGGTAATTGCTGACACTGCCCGGTTCCACGGTCAGGCTTGGCACCAACTCGCTGACAAGGTCGGCACCGAATGGACGCCTGAACTGGCGGACAGCCTTAAAGGGGTTAGCCGGATGGACTCCTTGGAACTGATCTTAAAGGCGGGCGGTCACGAAAATGACTACACCCAGGAAGAAAAAGAAGCCCTGGCAACCGAAAAGAACGACAACTACATCAAGTTAGTTGAAACCTTGACGCCAGCGGACATCCTTCCCGGGATGAAGAACCTGTTGGATGAATTAAAGGACAACGGCTACCACATTGTTTTGGCATCCGCATCCAAGAACGCACCAAAGGTTTTGAAGTACCTGCAGATTACCGATTACTTTGAGGGAATCGTGGATCCCGCTAAGCTGAGTCACGGTAAGCCGGACCCAGAAATTTATAGCGAGGCCGCGAAGCTGATGAACCTGCCTGCCAACCAGGTGGCCGGATTGGAAGACGCCCAAGCAGGGGTGGAATCCATCAACCGGGCAGGCGAGGTGTCAATTGGCTTTGGCGCGTCACTCAAGGACGCGGCGGTCAAGTTTGACGATACCAGTGAAGTTTCATTGGCTGCCATCAAGGAGCAAATGGCCTAA
- a CDS encoding Lreu_0056 family protein, with the protein MRKIKLAILTILLVLTSSSTVGAAQRQLTDQQLGILVSLAVDSCWVRQEAASQSLVYGVVHPADQVPTGVTDDDSYIVARDGRAPAVVYYRVGANQHVQVTYPPAGKGRLRTADFTVKQLRRRFFRTAAQRKRVNAYVGSLQTE; encoded by the coding sequence ATGCGAAAAATAAAATTAGCAATCCTAACTATCCTGCTGGTCCTTACTAGCAGTTCAACTGTTGGGGCGGCCCAGCGGCAGCTGACGGACCAGCAGCTCGGTATTCTAGTGAGCTTGGCAGTCGATTCTTGCTGGGTACGGCAGGAAGCCGCCAGCCAGTCCCTGGTCTACGGAGTCGTCCACCCTGCTGACCAGGTGCCGACTGGCGTTACTGACGATGATAGCTATATCGTGGCCCGCGATGGCCGCGCCCCGGCAGTCGTGTATTACCGGGTAGGTGCTAACCAGCATGTTCAGGTTACTTATCCGCCGGCTGGCAAGGGGCGGTTGCGAACGGCTGATTTCACCGTTAAGCAACTGCGACGTCGCTTTTTCCGGACGGCGGCCCAACGAAAGCGGGTCAACGCCTACGTCGGGAGTTTGCAAACAGAGTAG
- a CDS encoding aldo/keto reductase, giving the protein MVELKNINSLYHLNNGVKIPCVGYGTFRTPADVAEQAVADAIDVGYRLIDTAAVYGNEEAVGRGIKDSGINRHRLFVTSKLWNDHRGYDKAKQALDETLERLQMDYLDLYLIHWPANEKQFGDRAAEINAETWRAMEEAYHEGKIRALGVSNFMPHHIIELMKTAEVAPAVDQIEVHPGWPHVEEVKYLQAHNILVEGWAPLGGQGAKVMTNPTILQLAEKYDKTPAQLCLRCLIQRGVLPLPKSVHKERMVQNTQLFDFEISDEDMQKITALPNLGGQCADPDAVDF; this is encoded by the coding sequence ATGGTCGAACTAAAAAATATTAATTCACTGTACCACTTAAATAATGGGGTTAAGATTCCCTGCGTTGGCTACGGAACTTTTCGGACGCCCGCTGATGTAGCTGAGCAGGCTGTGGCGGACGCTATTGACGTTGGCTACCGGTTGATCGATACGGCTGCCGTGTACGGCAACGAGGAAGCGGTCGGTCGCGGAATCAAGGACTCGGGGATTAATCGCCACCGGCTCTTTGTGACCAGCAAGCTCTGGAATGACCACCGGGGCTATGACAAGGCCAAGCAGGCCCTGGACGAAACGTTGGAACGTTTGCAGATGGACTACCTGGACCTCTACCTGATCCACTGGCCGGCGAACGAAAAGCAGTTCGGTGACCGGGCTGCGGAAATTAACGCCGAAACCTGGCGGGCAATGGAGGAGGCCTACCACGAAGGTAAAATTCGTGCCCTGGGGGTAAGCAACTTCATGCCCCACCACATTATTGAACTGATGAAGACTGCGGAGGTGGCTCCCGCCGTTGACCAAATTGAAGTTCACCCTGGCTGGCCCCATGTCGAGGAAGTTAAGTATCTGCAAGCCCACAATATCCTGGTAGAAGGGTGGGCACCGCTGGGTGGTCAGGGTGCCAAGGTAATGACCAACCCCACGATTTTGCAGCTGGCTGAAAAGTACGATAAGACGCCGGCCCAGCTGTGCTTGCGCTGTCTGATCCAGCGGGGTGTCCTGCCATTGCCAAAGTCAGTCCACAAGGAACGGATGGTCCAAAACACCCAGCTCTTTGACTTTGAAATCAGTGACGAGGATATGCAAAAGATTACCGCCTTGCCAAACCTGGGCGGCCAGTGCGCAGACCCGGACGCGGTTGACTTTTAG
- a CDS encoding cupin — protein sequence MQFINTTPDVDLAENIVETSHQTVTHLVIPAGKTVPKHHVPEDVVVVPIKGRIVFEDVSNGTAQTLVPGDIVKLAPNEWHALEAVTDTEVMVIKSQLAD from the coding sequence GTGCAATTCATTAACACAACACCGGACGTTGACTTGGCGGAAAATATCGTCGAGACGTCCCACCAGACCGTTACCCATTTGGTGATCCCAGCGGGGAAAACTGTCCCCAAGCACCACGTTCCTGAAGACGTGGTAGTTGTGCCGATCAAGGGCCGGATCGTTTTTGAAGATGTCAGCAACGGGACTGCCCAGACCCTTGTCCCAGGCGACATTGTCAAGCTGGCGCCAAACGAGTGGCACGCCTTAGAGGCAGTTACGGATACGGAAGTAATGGTAATTAAATCCCAGCTCGCCGATTAG
- a CDS encoding MFS transporter gives MADGKKETIFSKDVVLVMAAAFFFMFSNMYCNPLINGYAKSLGASSAFAGVIVGMMSIVAMFLRPIAGNLTDRFSKYQLSLIGGLLSFAGVMGYVLTPNSGMLLLFRLINGLGYVLCTVCMTTWLSYLVPFSHVGEAMSFYGLMNALAMSLAPAISIDLYRVIGYRLAIVISAISALLVVVTIQFVSNRAVPDLAAAPAPGLRHLKIIQRDSLPVAALIALFAIPYFATQADIVSYVEQRHLNVAVGAYFLIYAVVLLAIRLVLRNQFDTVRFGVWLVGCTIATAFYLVMLAIMENNWQMALAAAGMALGYGIIYSVCQSTAMMLAPGNERGLASATFFVGMDIGMSLGPIAGGIIDSLLPVEYFYPVMLVVVPVILLIYLVNRRKLNQAVIQHQQDVN, from the coding sequence ATGGCAGACGGGAAGAAAGAGACGATTTTTTCGAAGGACGTTGTGCTGGTAATGGCCGCGGCGTTCTTTTTCATGTTTAGCAATATGTACTGTAATCCGTTGATTAACGGCTATGCGAAAAGCCTTGGGGCCAGCAGTGCCTTCGCCGGGGTCATTGTCGGGATGATGAGCATTGTCGCGATGTTTTTGCGGCCAATCGCGGGTAACCTGACTGACCGCTTTTCCAAGTACCAGCTGTCCTTGATTGGGGGCCTGTTATCGTTTGCCGGCGTCATGGGCTATGTGTTGACCCCGAATAGCGGGATGCTGCTCCTCTTCCGGCTGATCAACGGCTTGGGTTATGTCCTCTGTACGGTCTGCATGACGACCTGGCTCTCCTACCTGGTACCCTTTTCCCACGTCGGTGAGGCGATGAGTTTTTACGGGCTGATGAACGCTCTGGCAATGTCGCTGGCGCCGGCAATCTCGATTGACCTCTACCGGGTGATTGGCTACCGGCTGGCGATTGTGATTTCGGCTATTTCTGCCCTGCTGGTCGTTGTCACAATCCAGTTTGTTAGCAACCGGGCCGTCCCGGATCTCGCTGCCGCGCCAGCACCAGGGCTTCGGCACCTCAAGATTATCCAGCGCGACTCTTTACCCGTGGCCGCCTTGATTGCCCTCTTTGCTATCCCCTATTTTGCGACCCAGGCAGACATTGTCAGCTACGTTGAACAGCGGCACCTGAATGTGGCAGTTGGCGCCTACTTCCTGATTTACGCGGTCGTATTGCTGGCAATCCGGCTGGTGCTGCGCAACCAGTTTGATACGGTGCGCTTCGGGGTCTGGCTTGTCGGCTGTACAATTGCCACCGCCTTTTATCTGGTGATGCTAGCGATCATGGAGAATAATTGGCAGATGGCCCTGGCCGCGGCGGGGATGGCCTTGGGCTACGGAATCATTTACTCTGTTTGCCAGTCGACTGCCATGATGCTCGCGCCAGGAAACGAACGTGGACTGGCGAGCGCCACTTTCTTCGTGGGAATGGACATTGGAATGTCGCTTGGTCCGATTGCCGGGGGAATTATCGACAGTTTGCTGCCGGTAGAGTACTTCTACCCGGTAATGCTGGTGGTTGTGCCGGTAATTTTGCTGATTTACCTGGTTAACCGGCGCAAACTAAACCAGGCGGTTATCCAGCACCAGCAAGACGTTAACTAG
- a CDS encoding glycerophosphodiester phosphodiesterase yields MKNILTAIGQQTRAFQRHWLSYFSLFVSVDLVIQLIVIPLFRLATTVILQAAQIPFISYQNVVIIARHHPLVVVALLVELICLLLVVDLQFAAVLLGIRDISREMFTVRGLVREIWETLRRLRPSSLLVLMVYFILVIPFADLVYRTPLLAKIQVPQFILDYLTRNGLLLTATVMIYIVLTFLGLRLVWALPLMVYQRLRPRAAFRQSWQRTQGRRWLAVALRLLAIGFLAVLVMAAFYALVIGAQWLLDFLPQPVAALFANINLLIIQLGSELVTTWTGVVTVSLLFLPLTTAAPVTASPRLAAKSKRVFAGLILVVLVVVAAAGNGLYLSTSQHHRPVTISHRGVAEENGVQNTIPALKRTHRLHPDYVELDVHETKDQQFVVLHDENLKELAGVNKRPRQLSLKQLTRLTVHENGHQAKLASFTTYLRTADRLHQKLLVEIKPTPADSPGMVKRFVDRYGTDLIQHHALVHSLDYGVVEQLKRLEPRLPVMYIQPYNFTYPNTAANGYSMEYSTLTYDFITLAHLQGKRVYAWTVNEPAIMMQMMYKNADGIITDNLAELNRQIAAYEDQRSYARQLLNYILVVPTNTEFAP; encoded by the coding sequence ATGAAAAATATTTTGACTGCAATCGGCCAGCAGACCCGCGCTTTTCAACGGCACTGGCTCAGCTATTTCAGCCTATTTGTAAGTGTCGACCTGGTGATCCAGCTAATTGTAATCCCGCTTTTCCGGCTAGCGACAACCGTGATTCTGCAGGCGGCGCAAATCCCGTTTATTTCCTACCAAAACGTGGTGATAATTGCTCGCCACCACCCGCTAGTCGTTGTGGCCCTGCTGGTGGAATTGATCTGCCTGTTGCTGGTAGTCGACCTGCAATTTGCCGCGGTCCTGCTCGGCATTCGTGATATTTCCCGGGAAATGTTTACCGTCCGTGGCCTAGTTAGGGAAATTTGGGAGACGTTGCGCCGCCTGCGCCCGAGTTCGCTCCTGGTCCTAATGGTTTATTTCATTTTAGTAATCCCCTTCGCGGACCTTGTCTACCGGACGCCCCTGCTAGCAAAAATTCAGGTACCCCAGTTTATTCTCGACTACTTGACCCGCAACGGCCTACTGCTGACGGCCACGGTAATGATTTACATTGTCCTGACCTTCCTCGGCCTGCGCCTGGTTTGGGCCCTCCCCTTAATGGTTTATCAACGACTACGTCCGCGGGCGGCCTTCCGCCAAAGTTGGCAGCGAACCCAGGGGAGGCGGTGGTTAGCAGTGGCCCTGCGCTTGCTAGCCATTGGTTTTCTCGCGGTGCTGGTTATGGCGGCCTTTTACGCACTGGTAATCGGAGCTCAATGGCTGCTGGACTTCCTGCCGCAGCCAGTGGCAGCCCTGTTTGCCAACATTAACCTGCTAATCATTCAGCTGGGCAGCGAGTTGGTCACCACCTGGACCGGGGTGGTCACGGTTAGCCTGCTGTTCTTGCCGTTAACTACGGCTGCGCCAGTGACGGCCTCGCCACGGCTGGCTGCGAAGAGCAAACGGGTCTTTGCTGGCCTGATCCTGGTCGTTTTGGTGGTCGTAGCGGCTGCCGGGAACGGCCTCTACCTCTCGACAAGCCAGCACCACCGGCCGGTGACGATTTCCCACCGGGGGGTGGCGGAAGAAAATGGGGTGCAAAACACTATCCCGGCGTTGAAACGGACCCACCGCCTGCACCCGGACTACGTGGAGTTAGATGTTCACGAGACTAAGGATCAGCAATTCGTGGTCCTGCATGATGAAAACCTCAAAGAGCTCGCGGGGGTTAACAAAAGGCCGCGCCAGCTGTCGCTCAAGCAGTTGACTCGGTTGACGGTTCACGAGAATGGCCACCAGGCCAAGCTGGCTAGTTTTACCACCTACCTGCGGACTGCTGACCGTCTCCACCAGAAGCTGCTGGTGGAGATTAAGCCCACCCCGGCGGATTCACCTGGGATGGTGAAGCGGTTTGTAGATCGTTATGGCACTGACCTGATCCAGCACCATGCCCTGGTCCACTCGTTGGACTACGGGGTCGTTGAACAGCTGAAGCGGCTGGAACCACGGCTGCCGGTAATGTATATCCAGCCCTATAATTTTACCTATCCGAATACCGCGGCTAACGGGTACTCGATGGAGTATTCGACCCTTACCTATGACTTCATTACGCTGGCCCATCTGCAGGGCAAACGGGTGTATGCTTGGACTGTCAATGAGCCGGCCATTATGATGCAAATGATGTATAAGAATGCCGATGGGATCATTACCGATAACCTGGCGGAATTGAACCGGCAAATCGCCGCTTACGAGGACCAGCGCAGCTATGCCCGGCAGCTCTTAAACTACATCCTAGTCGTGCCGACTAACACGGAGTTTGCGCCTTAA
- a CDS encoding GTP pyrophosphokinase yields MSIYGPYEETLNNILADVEQRLAEWNNYQLAANQPKLYEHLIGRVKTPASMAEKCRRKGYPETTTAALRQCRDAVGVRLVCNFISDITRCLSLIEQADWCTVVKKKDYITNAKPNGYRSYHLILDAVEPYEDVDGQQPGHFFVEVQLRTIAMDSWASLEHEIKYKHHVANPERFSKELKRCADQLASCDVQMQTIRQLVQEGEEDK; encoded by the coding sequence ATGTCGATTTACGGGCCCTATGAAGAAACCCTTAATAATATCCTGGCAGACGTTGAACAGCGGCTGGCGGAGTGGAATAACTACCAGCTGGCGGCTAACCAGCCCAAGCTGTATGAGCACTTGATCGGCCGGGTAAAGACACCCGCTAGCATGGCAGAAAAGTGCCGGCGGAAAGGCTACCCGGAGACTACGACGGCAGCCCTGCGTCAGTGCCGGGACGCGGTCGGGGTCCGGCTGGTCTGCAACTTTATTAGCGACATTACCCGCTGCCTTTCCCTGATTGAGCAGGCGGACTGGTGTACGGTAGTTAAGAAAAAGGACTACATCACCAATGCCAAACCCAACGGCTACCGGAGCTATCATCTGATTTTAGACGCGGTGGAACCATACGAGGACGTCGACGGTCAGCAACCCGGCCACTTCTTCGTGGAAGTACAGCTGCGGACGATTGCCATGGACTCCTGGGCGAGCCTGGAGCATGAGATTAAATATAAGCACCACGTTGCCAACCCAGAGCGGTTCAGCAAGGAATTGAAGCGGTGCGCCGACCAGTTAGCGTCGTGTGACGTTCAGATGCAAACGATTCGGCAGCTGGTCCAGGAAGGAGAAGAGGATAAATGA
- a CDS encoding response regulator transcription factor → MKILLAEDEAQLARVLKLAMTSSGYQVDAVDNGQKVVDLAAANAYDVMILDIMMPVKSGLDALRELRARGDRTYVIMLTAMAEEDDRVTGLDTGADDYLTKPFSLKELLARLRSLERRVKSYDDQDLTFADLHLNSDEQVLESHNSISLSREETKMLQYLIHNAGKELPAADILQRVWDGDQGADEEDVWINISYLRHKLQSIQSTAAIVGKKGGPYLLKG, encoded by the coding sequence ATGAAAATTCTGCTTGCGGAAGATGAGGCCCAGCTAGCCCGGGTGCTAAAGCTGGCGATGACCAGCAGCGGCTACCAGGTTGACGCGGTCGACAATGGACAGAAGGTTGTGGACCTAGCGGCGGCCAACGCCTACGATGTGATGATTTTAGATATCATGATGCCGGTCAAAAGCGGTCTGGACGCCCTTCGTGAATTACGGGCCCGTGGTGACCGCACCTACGTCATCATGCTGACGGCGATGGCGGAGGAAGACGACCGGGTGACTGGCCTGGACACGGGGGCGGATGATTACCTGACCAAGCCTTTTTCGCTCAAGGAACTGCTGGCCCGCTTGCGGTCATTAGAACGGCGGGTCAAAAGCTATGATGACCAGGACCTGACCTTTGCCGACCTCCACCTCAATAGTGATGAGCAGGTGCTGGAAAGTCATAATTCTATCAGCCTGTCCCGAGAGGAAACCAAGATGCTCCAGTATCTGATTCATAATGCTGGAAAGGAGTTGCCGGCGGCCGACATTTTGCAGCGGGTGTGGGACGGTGACCAAGGCGCGGATGAAGAAGATGTCTGGATTAACATCTCCTACCTCCGTCACAAGCTGCAATCGATCCAATCGACGGCCGCGATCGTTGGTAAAAAAGGTGGTCCATACCTACTAAAGGGGTGA